In the Blautia coccoides genome, GGAATATCGCATGTTGAAGAGTGATTGGGAGAAAATGCGTCAGGATTCCACTGGACTTAATCCAAGCAAATCCACAAAAGTATAGGACATCATAATGAACAGCCTTGTATTGGCGTCATCCAGATTGGTATGGATGATGCCATTTATTTTTTTCAGTCTCTGATACAGGGTATTTCTGTGGATATAAAGTTTCTGTGCAGTGAGAACCGCATTGCCTCCCAGCTCCAGATAAGTCCTTAAAGTCTCCAGAAGGTTTGTTTTATTCTTTAAGTCATGGATATAAAGCTGGACTACACCGGGATGGCACAGATGCCTTCCGTCGATCCGGCTTGTACCGTAATGCATAAAATAATGCAGCACATAGTCCTCAAAATCATAGCACCACTCATGGGGGCTATATTTTTCACCCATCTCCAAAGCCCCCAATGTCTGCTTATAATAGCTGGAAAAAGTGCTGAAATCAAAGAAGACGTAACTGATGCCGGCGTGAAACAGCCCTTCCCGGAGGAAAATAGAGAGCTTATGGACCGCATCCGCCTTTGATAGACGTGCATGGTCCAGATTGATGACAGTGAGCAGGTTGTCCTCAAAATAAAAGGCAAAGCTCTCCGCAACCTGTTTTTCAATATTGACGCAGATATTGTTGTATATGGAATTGATTTTGTCAAAACGGTTTGTCTGAAAAGTTACCAGAAGATAGTTATCCCCGTTTTTCCAATTCATAGCCAAAAGATAGCGGTCTATCACAGCCTGTTCGATCTGCGTGTCGTACAGAAGTTCCTTTAAAAAATCTTCAAATCTCAGAGAATGTCCCGAGCTTAAATGATTTCTCCCCAGAGCAAGACGCAGGATTCCCGCAAAATATAGAGCAAGCTGCCGATGCACCAGGGTAAGAGGGCGGTCTGTCTCCATGACGGCTGCTGTCAAAGGAGAAGTATTTCCCTCCACAGGGACAAAAAGTGTATTATAGGCAAAATATTCGTCTGAAACAAAACAGATATCAGAGGAGGCGGAAGATCGGCGGTATTCCGGTGAAGTCTTTATGGCATTGACCATATCAATGGAGAGCATTTTTGAATCAGACCATTTGTCACAGACCAGTTCCAGCTTCTTGAGGCGTGAATCAGCTTCCCCTAAAATACAGTAATTCTTATCGAAAAGAATGAGAGGATTGCCGAAAAGTTCTTCCCCGATTTTTAGTATTTCCTGGAGCGGGGCGTTTTTCATGACCGCAGAAGTGAGCCGCGCATGGATCGCCTGGTATTTTAGGAAAACCGAATTGAGCGCATTAAACATATCGCTGAATGTGCAGTGTGCATTCTCTGCGTTCAGCACAAGGATATCTGCATCGAATGCATTCAGCATATCTTCATCAGCGTTTCCAATCACAGCCAGTGTGATGCCGGAAGGACAAAAAAAGGTTTCTGTTATGGTGTCAGCACTGACGGCATAACAGATCTCCGGTGACAGGGTTGTTTGCGGTTCATACAGG is a window encoding:
- a CDS encoding PucR family transcriptional regulator codes for the protein MKINLDIIAEELSALSPRRAGRQKSDTVKHNLQGAGLYEPQTTLSPEICYAVSADTITETFFCPSGITLAVIGNADEDMLNAFDADILVLNAENAHCTFSDMFNALNSVFLKYQAIHARLTSAVMKNAPLQEILKIGEELFGNPLILFDKNYCILGEADSRLKKLELVCDKWSDSKMLSIDMVNAIKTSPEYRRSSASSDICFVSDEYFAYNTLFVPVEGNTSPLTAAVMETDRPLTLVHRQLALYFAGILRLALGRNHLSSGHSLRFEDFLKELLYDTQIEQAVIDRYLLAMNWKNGDNYLLVTFQTNRFDKINSIYNNICVNIEKQVAESFAFYFEDNLLTVINLDHARLSKADAVHKLSIFLREGLFHAGISYVFFDFSTFSSYYKQTLGALEMGEKYSPHEWCYDFEDYVLHYFMHYGTSRIDGRHLCHPGVVQLYIHDLKNKTNLLETLRTYLELGGNAVLTAQKLYIHRNTLYQRLKKINGIIHTNLDDANTRLFIMMSYTFVDLLGLSPVES